Proteins from one Suncus etruscus isolate mSunEtr1 chromosome 3, mSunEtr1.pri.cur, whole genome shotgun sequence genomic window:
- the LOC126003830 gene encoding protein transport protein Sec61 subunit gamma-like, protein MDQVMQFFEPSQQFVKDSICLVKRFTKPDRKEFQKIAMATAIGFAIMGFIGFFVKLIHIPINNIIVGG, encoded by the coding sequence ATGGATCAGGTAATGCAGTTTTTTGAGCCCAGTCAGCAGTTTGTGAAGGACTCAATTTGCCTGGTTAAAAGATTCACCAAACCTGATAGAAAAGAATTCCAGAAGATTGCAATGGCAACAGCAATAGGATTTGCTATAATGGGATTTATTGGCTTTTTTGTGAAACTGATCCATATCCCTATTAATAACATCATTGTTGGTGGCTGA